The following coding sequences lie in one Girardinichthys multiradiatus isolate DD_20200921_A chromosome 13, DD_fGirMul_XY1, whole genome shotgun sequence genomic window:
- the LOC124879805 gene encoding zinc finger protein 32-like, whose product MSAEQQMFPSLYSSPRFAAVGAVEPVSSPLSELETFRMFLNERLTAAVEDILGLFGKTVARYREQIDCQQRELDNLRSGEGEWSRSTEPLQDSSWIKKCPEHQSLDVPLFQTDSVVEKDVDTSAAPIKSEGIDEDCGESITRSHFNLTHNLDPKAVSDDRVICEDSDTENSEEGWRDDLWKSEEMAENKDQSSSSELQCSSDLAQFSCQVCGISFQKMGYLITHASVHQENCGVCGKQLEQTESLKLHLKVHRETLFRCSICGQSFTLRGNLRIHMRIHSGERPHSCSICSKSFGRRASLVRHVRSHMGEKPFACMYCGHSFTEKGNLTVHLRTHTGERPYSCSMCARSFSQLSSFYKHPCQKKGLTCAAITAT is encoded by the exons ATGTCCGCTGAGCAACAAATGTTCCCGTCGCTTTACTCTTCGCCGCGTTTCGCTGCTGTCGGAGCGGTAGAGCCTGTGAGCAGCCCCCTGTCAGAGCTGGAAACATTCAGGATGTTCCTGAACGAGCGGCTAACGGCAGCCGTGGAGGACATTCTGGGCTTGTTCGGGAAGACAGTGGCCCGGTACCGGGAGCAGATAGACTGTCAGCAGCGGGAGTTGGACAACCTGAGGTCCGGGGAGGGCGAGTGGAGCCGTTCAACAG AACCTCTGCAGGACTCATCCTGGATAAAAAAGTGTCCTGAACACCAGAGCCTCGATGTCCCGCTGTTTCAGACTGACAGTGTTGTTGAGAAAGATGTCGACACCTCGGCTGCTCCAATTAAGTCAGAAGGTATAGATGAGGACTGTGGAGAGTCGATAACACGGAGTCACTTCAATTTAACACACAATCTGGATCCAAAAGCTGTGAGTGATGACAGAGTTATCTGTGAGGATTCTGACACAGAGAACAGTGAAGAAGGTTGGAGAGATGACCTCTGGAAGTCCGAGGAAATGGCAGAAAACAAAGATCAGAGTTCCAGTTCAGAACTACAGTGCTCCTCTGATCTGGCCCAGTTTAGCTGCCAGGTTTGTGGCATTTCCTTCCAGAAGATGGGTTATCTGATCACCCATGCTTCAGTGCATCAGGAAAACTGTGGGGTTTGTGGAAAACAGCTGGAGCAGACTGAAAGCTTGAAGCTCCACCTCAAAGTTCACAGAGAAACGTTGTTCCGGTGCAGCATCTGTGGGCAGAGCTTCACACTGCGAGGGAATCTCCGGATCCACATGAGGATCCACTCGGGCGAGCGGCCGCACAGCTGCAGCATCTGCAGCAAGAGCTTCGGCCGGCGGGCATCACTGGTGCGTCACGTGCGCAGCCACATGGGTGAAAAGCCGTTCGCCTGCATGTATTGCGGCCACAGCTTTACGGAGAAGGGTAACCTGACAGTCCACCTACGGACGCACACGGGTGAGAGGCCGTACAGCTGCTCCATGTGTGCTCGCAGCTTCAGTCAACTGTCCAGCTTCTACAAACACCCATGTCAGAAGAAAGGGCTGACCTGTGCCGCCATCACTGCCACCTGA